From Pandoraea norimbergensis, the proteins below share one genomic window:
- the glmS gene encoding glutamine--fructose-6-phosphate transaminase (isomerizing), whose product MCGIVGAVARRNVVPVLVEGLRRLEYRGYDSCGVAVLHDGVPQRARSVSRVADLEAQVNQTHLSGEIGIAHTRWATHGAPVTNNAHPIFSRDEVALVHNGIIENHESLRDELRGLGYEFVSQTDTEVIAHLIHHLLTNGAAGDLYHAVRLAKRRLHGAYAIAVFRKQEPHRVIGTRAGSPLVVGVGDGENFLASDALALAGTTDQFIYLEEGDVVELTLDGVKIVDRNDVAVEREVRTVQAYSGAVELGPYRHYMQKEIFEQPRAIGDTMEGVEGISPTLFGEKAEEVLRNVDSILILACGTSYYSGMTAKYWLESLAQIPTQVEVASEYRYRDSVPNPKTLVVTISQSGETADTMAALQHAQSLGMTNTLAICNVGTSAMVRQTALHYLTRAGTEIGVASTKAFTTQLTALFLLTLTIAKLRGRLTEAQEAEYLTQLRHLPAALHSVLALEPQIIAWAEDFARRENALFLGRGLHYPIALEGALKLKEISYIHAEAYPAGELKHGPLALVTDQMPVVTVAPHDALVEKLKSNMQEVRARGGQLYVFADSDTQISNAEGIHVIRMPEHYGQLSPILHTVPLQLLAYHTACARGTDVDKPRNLAKSVTVE is encoded by the coding sequence ATGTGCGGCATTGTCGGCGCGGTAGCGCGACGTAATGTAGTACCGGTGCTGGTCGAGGGGCTGCGTCGTCTTGAGTATCGCGGCTATGACTCCTGCGGCGTGGCGGTCTTGCATGATGGCGTGCCGCAGCGTGCACGCAGCGTGTCGCGCGTGGCCGATCTCGAAGCGCAGGTCAACCAGACGCACCTGTCGGGCGAGATCGGTATTGCGCATACCCGTTGGGCAACGCATGGTGCGCCGGTCACGAACAATGCGCATCCGATCTTCTCGCGCGACGAAGTCGCGTTGGTGCACAACGGCATCATCGAGAACCACGAAAGCCTGCGTGACGAGTTGCGCGGTCTGGGTTACGAGTTCGTGTCGCAAACCGATACGGAAGTGATTGCCCATCTGATCCATCATTTGCTGACGAACGGTGCGGCGGGCGATCTGTATCACGCCGTACGGTTGGCAAAGCGCCGCTTGCATGGCGCATATGCCATCGCTGTATTCCGCAAGCAGGAACCGCATCGCGTCATTGGCACGCGCGCCGGTTCGCCGCTGGTGGTGGGGGTGGGCGATGGGGAAAACTTCCTCGCGTCCGATGCCTTGGCACTGGCTGGCACGACGGACCAGTTCATTTATCTGGAAGAGGGCGATGTGGTCGAGCTCACGCTGGACGGCGTGAAGATCGTCGACCGCAACGACGTCGCTGTCGAGCGTGAAGTTCGCACGGTGCAGGCGTATTCGGGTGCGGTGGAGTTGGGCCCGTACCGGCACTACATGCAGAAGGAAATCTTCGAGCAGCCGCGCGCCATCGGCGACACGATGGAAGGTGTGGAGGGCATCTCGCCGACGCTGTTCGGCGAGAAGGCCGAGGAAGTGTTGCGCAACGTCGACTCGATTCTGATTCTCGCGTGCGGCACGAGCTATTACTCGGGCATGACGGCCAAGTACTGGCTGGAGTCGCTGGCACAGATTCCGACGCAGGTCGAAGTGGCGAGCGAATATCGCTACCGCGACAGCGTGCCGAATCCGAAGACGCTGGTGGTCACCATCTCGCAGTCGGGCGAGACGGCTGACACGATGGCGGCGCTGCAACACGCGCAGTCGCTGGGCATGACGAACACGCTCGCGATCTGCAACGTGGGGACGAGCGCGATGGTGCGCCAGACGGCGTTGCATTACCTCACGCGCGCGGGCACCGAGATTGGTGTGGCGTCGACCAAGGCGTTCACGACGCAGTTGACGGCACTGTTCCTGCTCACGTTGACGATTGCCAAGCTGCGCGGCCGTCTGACGGAAGCGCAAGAAGCCGAGTATCTGACGCAACTGCGCCACTTGCCGGCGGCGCTGCATAGCGTGCTGGCGCTGGAGCCGCAGATCATTGCGTGGGCCGAAGATTTTGCCCGTCGCGAGAATGCGCTGTTCCTGGGCCGTGGCCTGCACTATCCGATTGCTTTGGAAGGTGCGCTCAAGCTCAAGGAAATCTCGTACATCCACGCGGAAGCGTACCCGGCTGGCGAGTTGAAGCACGGCCCGCTGGCACTGGTGACGGATCAGATGCCGGTGGTCACGGTGGCACCGCACGACGCGCTGGTCGAGAAGCTCAAGTCGAACATGCAGGAAGTGCGTGCGCGTGGCGGCCAGTTGTACGTGTTTGCCGATTCAGACACGCAAATCTCAAATGCCGAGGGCATCCACGTGATCCGCATGCCGGAGCACTACGGCCAGCTTTCGCCGATTCTGCACACTGTGCCGCTGCAACTGCTCGCGTATCACACCGCGTGCGCACGCGGTACCGACGTCGATAAGCCACGCAATCTGGCGAAGTCGGTGACGGTGGAGTGA
- a CDS encoding COG4705 family protein — MNTNTNIHIHKALAKVPEVTLMFWVVKIAATTLGETGGDAVSMSMNLGYLVATAIFAVVFAVLVSAQIRAKSFHPALYWATIIATTTVGTTLADFADRSLGIGYAGGSAILLALLLGSLWVWYRTMGSVSVNAVDSPKAEVFYWVTIMFSQTLGTALGDWTADTAGLGYTGAAVVFGALLLILVGMYFWTRTSRVFLFWAAFILTRPLGAVVGDFLDKPISAGGLALSRYSASFALLAFILTSLLLVRQRAAAKAH, encoded by the coding sequence ATGAACACAAACACAAACATACACATACACAAAGCCCTCGCCAAGGTGCCGGAAGTCACGCTCATGTTCTGGGTGGTGAAGATCGCCGCGACGACCTTGGGTGAAACCGGCGGTGACGCGGTTTCCATGTCGATGAATCTTGGCTATCTCGTCGCTACGGCGATATTTGCCGTGGTCTTCGCCGTTTTGGTCTCGGCGCAGATCCGGGCGAAGTCGTTTCATCCGGCGCTGTACTGGGCCACGATCATCGCCACGACAACCGTCGGGACGACGCTCGCTGACTTCGCCGATCGATCGCTGGGCATCGGATACGCCGGCGGGTCAGCGATCCTTCTGGCGCTGCTGCTGGGCTCGCTGTGGGTCTGGTACCGGACGATGGGCTCAGTGTCCGTCAATGCGGTCGATTCGCCGAAGGCAGAAGTCTTCTATTGGGTCACGATCATGTTCTCGCAGACCCTCGGCACGGCGCTTGGCGACTGGACAGCGGACACCGCCGGGCTCGGCTATACCGGCGCGGCCGTCGTCTTCGGCGCGTTGTTGCTGATTCTCGTGGGGATGTATTTCTGGACCCGAACGTCGCGCGTCTTTCTCTTCTGGGCAGCGTTCATTCTGACGCGACCGCTGGGCGCAGTCGTTGGCGACTTTCTGGATAAGCCGATCAGCGCAGGCGGTCTCGCACTGAGCCGGTATTCGGCGTCATTCGCCTTGCTGGCGTTTATTCTGACCAGCTTGCTGCTCGTGCGGCAGCGCGCTGCGGCGAAAGCGCATTAG